The Opitutales bacterium ASA1 genome window below encodes:
- the gspG gene encoding type II secretion system major pseudopilin GspG, which yields MSSLKNSLRRRTRAAFTLLEMLIVIALIALLAGFTIANLDKLFGGSQEDVARVFVTSSMQAPLTAYKIQMGSYPSTAQGLQALLTAPDGASSRWKGPYLKTPGNAVPLDPWQKPYQYRFPGTRNPGSYDLFSFGPDGVESGDDIGNW from the coding sequence ATGTCTTCCCTGAAGAACTCCCTCCGCCGCCGGACGCGCGCGGCGTTCACGTTGCTGGAAATGCTCATCGTGATCGCGCTGATCGCGCTGCTCGCGGGGTTCACCATCGCCAACCTCGACAAGCTCTTCGGCGGCAGTCAGGAGGACGTCGCCCGGGTTTTCGTCACCAGCTCGATGCAGGCTCCGTTGACGGCGTACAAGATCCAAATGGGCAGTTACCCGAGCACGGCGCAGGGACTGCAGGCGTTGCTCACGGCTCCGGACGGCGCTTCGAGTCGCTGGAAGGGGCCGTACCTGAAGACACCCGGCAATGCCGTGCCGCTCGATCCGTGGCAGAAGCCGTATCAGTATCGTTTCCCCGGAACGCGCAATCCCGGCAGCTACGACCTGTTCTCGTTCGGTCCCGACGGCGTGGAGTCGGGCGACGACATCGGCAACTGGTGA